The Ignavibacteriales bacterium genome includes a window with the following:
- a CDS encoding response regulator, which yields MINAQQKEKRILIIEDDHVYRSVLMSTLRRAGFNCSFCIDGDSAIKKLLQERFDIMICDYLLPGTNGIAIIRSARNQGIDIPALLITNYPSELLQVSNKALGRTKIMDKVSFPPDDMPKIVQGMLNV from the coding sequence ATGATCAACGCTCAACAAAAAGAAAAAAGAATTCTCATTATAGAAGATGATCATGTGTATCGATCAGTACTGATGTCAACATTGCGCAGGGCGGGATTTAATTGTTCCTTCTGTATCGATGGGGATTCGGCAATCAAGAAACTCTTGCAGGAAAGGTTCGATATCATGATCTGTGACTACCTTCTGCCTGGTACCAATGGAATTGCGATTATTCGATCGGCGCGCAACCAAGGCATTGACATTCCCGCATTGCTCATAACAAATTATCCTTCGGAATTATTACAGGTCAGCAACAAAGCGCTCGGGCGCACAAAAATTATGGATAAAGTATCATTCCCTCCAGATGATATGCCTAAAATTGTTCAGGGAATGCTGAACGTTTGA